The nucleotide sequence tctgattgagccatgtgggtacaatattgacctcgaacaaaaaaagtgggggctcctatgttcggatcaagaggaccagacactaggcagaaagtcctagttgcgactaggcaaggaagtcctagtaggtcgggtggaccgaggggcaggaagacctggtgggtcgaggatcggacgtgggaagcctatggtcctttgtttgagggggggattgttggggttgcaaggttgcaaacatagtcccatattggaaacacatgggaaacatcatgggtttataagagaaaagatatctccattggcatgaggccttttggggagagcccaagagcaaaaccatgagggtttaggcccaaagtggacaatattatgtaattgtggagatatctaaattcttttcgatcctacactctcatgtcgtcgaccgacgacccttggccgtgccgttactcactaggtcttcccacccctagccagtggatttttgcctcccccaggattcgaactctaaacctccacgcttaagtactagagtttatgaatcctggtaaccaagtgagatgatctcacttggttaccaggattcataaactctagtacttaagcctggaggtttagagtttgaatcctgggggaggcaaaaatccactggccaggggtgggaagacctagtgagtaacggcacggccaagggtcgtcggtcgacgatatgagaggtcgccaaatgggccaacgacataagggccaccagttgggccgccacaagggccgcccaagaggccaaagggccgggtcgttacaagcttggaggtctagagttcgaatcctaggggaggcaaaaaatccactggctaggggtggaaagtcctagtgagtaacggcacggccaaagggtcgtcggtcgacgacatgagaggtcgccaaatgggccgacgatataagggccgccacaagagccgctcaagaggccaaagggccgggtcgttacactccGGCCACGGAACCCGATAGTTAGCAACTTCTCGGGGCTCGACAACTACAGTATATCGTAACCCAGTCGTGATCTTGCCTAGTGACGGCGGCAGAGAGATTTTCATTTTGACGAAGAGATTATTTCATGCTTAGGCATCGCTCTAATACCATTGTTGATAGTTCTAAGCATGAAAAATACAGAAATACGAAAACTGTAAACACTTACAGTGATCTCCCGTAGATCCGCAATCGATGACAGAATATAATCTTCGGATTTGTTGTCAAAAGAGCGATCACGAACAAATCGAAAAGttcttcatggttcacaaaccaaatccctctttCGAGATTAgacaaaccaatcttgaatgCTCTTCATGCCTCTTTCAATCTTGTGCATATGGACGAACCTTGCATAGAGACCTTTCATATGGGATGAACCCATTCTCTTTTACTTTGCCCAAAAACTCGTACATAGCAAGtaccctctttctttctttcttgtgctcatctcattttttttttccttttcacccTCTTCACCAATTGCCTTGGACGCCTATTTtatagaggaagatgactcttcatcttcctctacctccattaatggaggaatgATAAAGGATTGGAAGGTGAATGGGAAGAGACACCCTTTTACCTTCTTAACACCAACATTAACTCTGCTTTCTGGATGATCCGAGGAGTAACCAGGGATTTCCCCACGTATTGGGGAATCATGAGAGGCTaaggtggaagtccaagtgggatcATATCTCTGTCGATTCCCAAGTTGAGCAGCCCTAACTCGATAGTCTAGCCAGGTCGGGGAACTTCCCATTCGGCTCAGCTCCCCAATCCAGTGCTTTGCTCACTTCGAGTCAGTCCACCCAACTCTAAGGGCTTAGCTCCTCGATCCAGTGCTCTGCTCACTCCCAGTCGGTCCACTCGACTCCTAGGGGCTCAACTCTACTCTACTCACTCCCAGTTGGTCTTTTCAACTTCAAGAGTGCATTGCTTGAGTCAATCGTCTTTTATTTTAATGGACTAGGCCCTTGGACTTAACGGGCCCCTCTCTTGACGATTAACTCCATACGGACTATCAGAGCATGCAGAGTGGTATGATTATACCGGATATGAAGTATGGGTGTTATTATATAACGGAGATACGTCGATAGGACATTTCATTTACTATGATATAACATTCAATTAATGAAAAGAGAATATAATCCCaacaatattttaaaatgagCTCACGTTCGTGGACCAAGGGATGAAAAATAACCTCTCATACATGTGCATACGAGACTTATACAATTACTCTTCTTCCTCATTCTCATTGCCCAAACTTGACTTAGCATCGGAGTGGCTGAGCTAGGGCACCCTTGCCATTATTCTAACCTCCCTCCTTGTGTCTCCTCTATTGGATCGCGATGgcccgctagaaggggggggttgaatatcctGAAAATAAAACgcaaaacctttctcgaactcttaaactaacacttgcataaattagctaaacagaaagtaaatcagaaaagatgaggcaccggatttgacttggttataaccggggaggttgttaatctaaggaagatgatcgtactaaaaactccttcaggcagagaagcctcttacaatgatgaagcgcagaaaatagaagcttaactacagagaaagcgtacaagtgtagaaagaatgaattgcttgagttgttgaaaagcttctggaccaaggctgtatttatagccttggtcggggcgcccgaaGGGAtttcgggcgccctagggggaataaaactttatcccctaacgttcagatcatgtttgacgcgatctggtcaaaaagtcaactctgggcgcccggaagggttccgggcgccctggaggggtcCAGGCACCCCGGaggaaaagtcaaccccgttgactttttccagccctTCTACTCCGGCTCCAtttgcctcagaccgagtcttccgctcgattgggtgatctctgccatccggaataaggctcacccgaacccaacctccggtcttctcgagtaggcttccgctccggcttctcgtccctcagaattgccgcgtgcttccttctcgtccgccagcgtactcatccgtagtcttcgtccctcggtcgcaccccgtgccgaccttcttgctagctgcgtctcttactcctcgagcagtcttctgctctggcttctcgtccctcggaaccactgtacgcttctttctcgtccaccggtgtactcttccgcaacgcctcgtccctcggacacaccgcgtgccgtccttcttgctagctgcgtcttccgcttgactacctgtgctcctaagctcttgcacacttagacacaaggttaaaaacacacaggacataatttaacttgttgatcacaccaaaataaccttagggttccaacaatctccccctttttgatgtgagcaacccaagttaagctaggataaataaacataaaaaaataaactaactaattttgcaataaagtacaaaaagatagaaaatttaaattatggtctacttccccctagacttatacttttctttctccccctttgatcacaaaaaaaatgggattctgaaaaaaatctaagggtaaaaaaaatttctaactttctaaacaaaaattctaagttaaagaaTTTGCAACAAtattctaagtttaaaaaatttctaagtgaaactttaggtaagaaaattttctaaggaaaaactctaagtataaaaaaaatttctaagtaaaggtTTTATGCAGAAATTTCAGAAAGACTTTTAACTTTTATGTAAACGTTTTacgcaaaaaaaaattctaagtaaacaaaattcttacttaagaaattttgcaaaagttttttgaaaatttttctaagtaaatattttaagcagaaatttctaatttcaaaaaaattttacgctaaaaaaaatgtttaaaaaacttttcaaagcattattaaattttaatcttaatgcttttatcagaaatttaattaaacattttatttcaatattttggcttccaggtcgtggcgaggcactaggcattcttggttattagagtaacaaccacttccttagacaaagcctcataaagaaattttaatatctaattttctcactgaaaactctaaattcgattaaagatttaagttaaacaagacttaggaacccaatatcggttctgacctactggattaactaggaATTTCTTTGggacatttttctttgaaataattctaatctgtcccttatgatatcaaaaataccaatttaaattgttttattttataaaatatattttatttgaacatgcatgattttttagacTATCCATTtacattttcaaattattattttctgatttcaatttttcattttctaattttgatttatctaaatcttctagagggcaagatttagctagtattacttttaaatttttattttatttttctaatttgcagcaatcttttgttaataatttaacaaatttaaagagtttatcgggaggaagagatcgtacttgacttaccttgtcgatctcattgttcgtgtctccccctgaagtgttgctttcttccgacgtagctctcctttcatcgatgctctcgatgctcatttcggaagagcttgaatcgcagtcgtcgtcttgatgactcgccattagtgcAAGCTCGGAGaacgcctcgacttccgattcggacgacgtatcgtcccacgtcgcctttagggccttgtGCTTTTGGACAGACTTATTGCCTTtatctttgtccttgttctttagcttggggcagttgtccttgacgtgccttTCTTCGTCACAGTGGTAGCAGCAGAtgatccttttctttttcccctgcggatggttagatttcctagatttacaaagattcttaaaccgtcttaccatcattaccatttcctcatcgtcgagagaagactccgactcaggttcgtctctcgatgctttgaggatAACGTTGTGCTTaagctccttcgtacctgcacatcgtgattcatgcacttcaaatattGAGAATAATTCTTCCAATGTAATTgtttctaaatctttcgaaatgtaaaagacatctactagtgatgcccattttgtatttttAGGAAAagagtttagtgcgtacctgagcgaatctccgttacttaccttttctccaagatttgaGAGTCCGATGATGatttcctttattcttgagtgcagatgcgcaactgtctcatcttccccaagtcgcaggctggtgagctggttgcggagTAAATCTCGTTTTGTGAGCTTGGCTttggacgttccttcgtgcagctcaaggaacttctcccaaagttcctttgcgaagtcgtagttgccgattcggttgacttcttgtggcgagaGAACGCTTagtagatggtactctgctttgccgtttgctacgtagtcggcctgctccttttttcgtccagtggtatttctccttaccttccggtgctgtaaaatcgaattccataattaacattaaatcaaaatcggttttaaaaaatacccacattcgctttttccagctaacgaattccccttcgaaaatcggcgggtagatgcttggtccgaccattatttcgttgcttcgttcggcggttagtcctcctaaagcgccttgactctgataccacttgttggatcgcgacgaccggctagaaggggggttgaatatcctGAAAATAAAACGTAAAAcatttctcgaactcttaaactaacacttgcataaattagctaaacagaaagtaaatcagaaaagacgaggcaccgaatttgacttggttacaaccggggaggttgttaatccaaaagaagatgatcgtactaaaaactccttcaggtggagaagcctcttacaatgatgaagcgcagaaaacataagcttaactacagagaaagtgtacaagtgtagaaagaatgaattgcttgagttgttgaaaagcttctggaccaaggctgtatttatagccttggtcggggcgccccgaagggattTCGAGCGCCCTGAGGgggagggataaaactttatcccccaacgtttagatcgcaTTTGACGCAATCTGGTCAAAAAGttaactccgggcgccccggagggaaagtcaaccccattgactttttccagcccgggtcttctgctccagctccgtttacctcagaccgagtctttcgctcgtttgggtgatctctgccatccggaatagggctcacccgaacccaacttccgatcttctcgagcaggcttccgctccggcttctcatccctcagaatcaccgcgtgcttccttctcatccgccagcgtactcatccgcagtcttcgtccctcggtctcaccccgtgtcgaccttctcgctagctacgtctcttgctcctcgagcagtcttcggctccggcttctcgtccctcggaaccaccgcacgcttccttctcgtccgtcagtgtactcttccacagcgcctcatccctcggacgcaccgcgtgccgtccttctcgctagctacgtcttccgctcgattacctgtgctcctaagctccttcacacttagacacaaggttaaaaacacacaggacttaacttaacttgttgatcataccaaaataaccttggggttctaacatcCTCTTCCTCTCAGGTCCAGGAAGTAGCATTGAcgatcacctcctcttcttgatgaTTAGTGTCTCCGTCAATTTCAACGACAGCTCACTGATGGCTCATTCTCCGACGATCTTAGGAAAGAACACTGGATATTTAGATTTAGAAATTTCAACTTCAAGAATAACAAAGACTACACTTTCAGAAACTAAAATTCAAGAGAGTCTTGGCTTGAACCATGAAAATTCAAGCTTCAGATAGAGTTTCATTTAGCATTGAAATGTTTGGAACTTGAATTCAAAATGATACTTATCAGAAATAGCGCAAGAATTTGGCCTAAAAACAGATTTCTCTCCTACAGAAATAGTTATTaacttcttgtttttttttttttcagaatttgaatCATCAGATGTTTGAGGAAAGACAAAAAACCAAACAACAATGGCAGACAAATTGTATTTGAGTCCGCAGCTGTAATAACTTGGAATGATTCAGTTGGTAgtattcctttcttctttttataGATTTCACTTGCATAAACTTATTTTTGCAGCTTTAAAAATCAGACTTCTCACCTCTTAAACAGGAGTCAATTCTATATGCTTTtaattcattctcattcacatGACACATTCTAATTTAGTCTCATAGCTTGGCTCCAAAGAATTTCTAAGTTTGAAATCTTAACTAGTTTGGAAAAGATGTAATACCAATTGACAATAGGagggttaggatttttttttaattaagctatttaattttttaaactaattaatGGAAGGTGACAAGTTTGATTCTACTTACtatcaagataaattaaaaaatatttacataGACCTATTTAAACCGTCAACGTTAtccaattagaaaaaaaaatctacataGTACACCACAGCTATTCCTATATACCACGGTTAAAATTCGACCTTACATATCTGATTGACAATTAAAAAGATCTAACCATGTACCATTGACCGGACTTAGGTACTTCTCTTGAGATACCTACAATCGATTAAATTTTCGTTATTATTTGTTTTAATCCTATTACACTCCAACCCAACGGCATGTTATTTTAACAATTCTTCGGGGTAGTTTGGTCATTAGCATCGACGATGGCGCGTAAGTAACGAGATGGATACCTGCCAAAGAGAAATGGCGAAACCTACATGTTGATATCTTTTTCCTTCATCAAAAACCTAAAGAGTCAGAGTGCCAAGGAAGAAACGGGGGGAGAGGGATAAAGGTGATGGCTTTTGCTTTAATGGCGGTGGTGGGAGCGCAAAGGAGAGCCAGGTCGCTTCGAGCGGTGACGGGAGTATCTCCCCCGCGAAGGGAAAAGGATACGGCGGGGTTTTGTCGCCGCACGCCTTCTTCCCGCTTTCAAATCTACCTCGGCGTCCCGCGATCCCATGGCCTGTTCCCAACGATCTTGTTGATTTTTGGATCGGGTTGTTGTCTTGTTGAGGCGGAGAATTGGGATCACTGTTGGATGAACGGGGAGCGTCAGCCTTTTCTTGTGGGTTCGATTGTCAATGTACGGAGACACTAGAAAGTTGTAGTCTTGATCCAATAGGCTTTGGCTTCTTCTTAATATAGAGGTTGACTGAGTTCCTAGAGAAGGTATGCTCCATTATTGTATCAAAGTAGAAAAGTTGCCAGAGAAATACTGAAATTCTGCCTATTGTTCATCTAGCTTTCATTTTTATCGCAGAAAACATTGATCTTGTTGATGCTGCCGAAGAAAGATATAGTGCGTCTGCTGATAGTTTAGTCCAAGCAATGGCTTCTGAGAGCTCAGTCACTTGCCTGCTATCCGCGTGTGTGGTTTTGGTCCTTGTACCACACACTTATCAGCTGCAATCCTCGCAGGATTGGTCCCTGCTTAGAATCCAGAGGCTTCTGAATTATCCATCGGTTTTGAGTAGTTGGAATGCCACCACTGACTTCTGTAATGCCGATCCACTTCCACATCTAACAGTTGTTTGCTATGAAGAAAGCATCACGCAGTTGCACATAAGCGGCAGTGAGGGTTCTCCATCTCTTCCACGAAGTTTCTCAATCGACTCTTTTTTCACTACACTTGCTCGGCTCTCAAACTTGAAGGTCTTATCTTTGACATCGCTGGGCCTATGGGGTCACCTCCCTGCAAAGATCTGTCGTTTATATTCATTAGAGATTGTCAATATGAGCTCAAATTATCTGTATGGAACCATTCCTCATGAAGTTTCCAATTTGATACACCTTCAAACTCTTGTGCTTAATCATAACATGTTTAGTGGCCAAATTCCCGATGCATTGAGTGGACTTTCTCTTTTAGTTGTTTTGAACTTGCAGAATAATTCTCTATCTGGTCTTATACCAGAATCATTTAGTGGTCTGAAGTCACTAAGGGTGCTTGTCCTGTCCTCAAATAGTTTGTCTGGAAATTTACCTGATCTTAGCAGTTTAACAAACCTTCAAGTTATTAATCTAGAGAACAACTATCTTGGGCCACAATTTCCACGTTTGGGAACAAAGGTGGTAAGTGTCCTGTTAAGGAAGAATGGGTTTGGGGGTGGCTTGCCATCTGATTTAAGCTCATTTTTTCTGCTTGAACAGTTGGATATCTCTTTCAATAAATTTGTTGGCCCTTTTCCTCCAGCATTGTTGTCTCTTCCTTCTATTCGATATCTGAATATATCTGGAAACAAATTCACTGGGATGCTCTTTGAGAACACTACATGCAATGATGATCTACAGTTTGTGGATTTGTCGTCAAATCTACTGTCTGGGAATTTGCCAGCCTGCTTGGTTTCAGACTCTAAGAGCAAGATGGTTCTGTACTCATCAAATTGCTTGGAGATCAAGAACTACAATCAGCATCTGCCCTCGTTTTGCCAGACTCAGGCTTTAGCTGTGGGAATATTGCATAACAAAGAAAAGAGAAGATTAGGTGTCAAAGCAACCATTGTGATGGGTGTGGTGCTGGGATCTTTCGGAATCCTTTTGTTAGCTGGTTTTGCAGTCTTTTTGGTGATTAGAAGAGCACGAGCAAAGAGGTCAATGAAAGGATCTCAACAGGCAATACTGGAGCATGCTTCAAGCATCCATCCTCCAAAATTGCTGCCTGATGCAAGTACTCTCTCTTCTGGACTGCAATGTTTATTTGGTAACTTAAAGACAGTTACTCTGATCATAGTTCCTTCGCTGTTATCCAATAGTCAgaatacatggatttagtcaatTCTTATCTCTTTGTAAATCAGCATCCTAAGGAATGATGGAATAactgtcaattttttttttttttttcaaatagtttgCTTTATTCCATGGAACACTTATTTCTGATGCTTCTCTTGTATTGCTTCTTTAGTTTCACCCGTTTTATGCTTACATTAGTGATTTTACTTTTTTGATCTCAAAGGGTATATATCTCAAACAATGAAGTTAGGGGCACTTGGAATTCCATCTTATCGATCATTTTCAGTGGAGGAGCTGGAGTATGCCACAAATAACTTTCAAGCATCAAGCTTCATAGGAGAAGATTCTCATGTTCAGGTATGTGCTTCTCCTTGTTTCAACGAACACATTAGACATTCTGTTCAATTCAGCCAGCCTTACTTATATAACACACCCTCTCAATCCAACTGATGACATCCTGCATGATACTTGATCAGTTGATGTTATACCATATTGTCTCTTGACTAATTAAAATGTATTGGTCAAGGATTACCGCATTACAATGTTTCTTTTTATCAGTATAAAGGTGTCATGGTTTCTCTTTCAATCAGTTGGTCAAAATATTTGTCCATTTATCGTATTCTGGTCTTGGATTTTCTTACTGTCCCAAGTTGTGTTAGAGCTTTTGTTTGACAGAACTTACATGGCCCCAGATGTACAGAGGAAGACTCCAAGATGGTTCCCTGGTGGCAATAAGATGCTTAAATCTTAAAAGAGGCCACAATCCCCTGAACTTCAATCATCAAATTGAATTAATCTCCAAGCTTAGGCATCGTTATTTAGTCAGCACTCTAGGTCACTGTTTTGAGTATTACATTGATGATTCAAGCATTAGcagattatttttcatttttgaatACATGATGAATGGAACACTGAGAAGCAATATATCAGGTACGTGGGAAGATTAACCCCTTAATGCTTTACCTCTATCCTCCTTGAACCCAGACAGCTCAATGTATTTATATGcgttattgtttttttttcatagaGGGAGGCCAGAGGCTTTCATGGACACAGAGAATATCAGCTGCTATTGGTGTGGCAAAGGGCATCCAATTTCTACATAGCGGCATTATGCCTGGTTTATTTTCCAATAATCTCAAAATCACAGATATAGTTTTAGATCAGAACCTTGTTGCAAAAATCAGCAGCTACAATCTTCCATTGGTAAAAGAGAATACTGAATCCATGGTAAGGCTTCAGCTTTTTAATGTCTTTGGCTGTTTGTCTAATTTTGTATATACATTATAATCAACATGCATCCTTTGTATCCAATACAGTGCCTGGCTGGAAGCTTTTCAGGTGGAATGAACGAACCTAATCAAAGGTATGCAGAAACTCGATCGGGCATTATACCTTTGGTTATTATACAGATCAGAATAACAAAATGTAGCATCATTAGTATTGGAAATATGGGATAACTCAGCAAAAGATACGAACAAGGGACCTTTCCTATGTAAAAATGAATCATGCTATATAAACATCTAAAAGAGTTAATTGGGATTCCATGCCATTCCGTATACTGTGTCTTCTTCATCCAGCTCTACAAAAGATTCCATGACATTATGTGCTTCTCATTTTTGTAAGCTACCTTGAACTTCAAGCGATAATTTTTCAATACTTTAGTTTTGATGCACTTCATTACTTTGAGAAAAATGTAATTTAGGTGGTTTAGCATTCAGTATATGGTACTCAAAGTACCAAGATCATTTGTTTTAAACTTATTCTGTCTTGTCCATATGGTTCTGTAATTCTTATACACTTTGCATGAGTCATCGTTACACAGCTAGTGAACAAAAGTTAGAGTCTGTGGTCTCGAGTGCTATGAGcattttgcaacttgtttctctTTGCAGACCTAAACATTTGGATAAGATTGATATCTATGATTTTGGAGTTATCTTACTGGAAGTAGTGTCAGGGAGGCCAATTGCGCTAACAAGTGAAGTCGAGATAATGAAAGAAGAGGTGCAAACCAGTCCTGTCATCTTTTTCCATTTACATGTAATGGGGATTTATCTTTTCAACTTTCCTATTCGATCCTCAGATCGAAAAGTTGAACTGATACGTGTGTTATGGATACCATGCTGATAGACATGTAAATcgttcttcattttttttaatcgacTTCTGTCAATTGTAGTTTGAAGAAAGCATATTAGCTGATGGGACTGCTAGGAGAAGCATTGTAGATCCTCTCATTAGAAGACAATGCTGCGACGAATCACTGAAGACTGTTGCAGAAATCTGCCTAAGATGCTTGTCAGAGGAACCAACAAAAAGACCCTCGGTTGAGGATGTACTTTGGAACTTGCAGTTTGCCGTTCAGGTACAGGAATCCCGGAGAACAGGATCATCGCAAAGCAGTGCAAACTCACACCTTCTCACCCTCCCCCACCACTAGTTAAACTCGGTTCATGACTATGTTCACCACGTCATCGTAAGTTAAACTCAGTTCCTGTTTGTTTGAATTTGGTGATTACTGGCTTGAGGCCGACTATGCTAAAGCAAAGTCGAAACAAGCTCCAATTTCTCTTGCCTGTTTCCTTGAATGTTGCTCTGCAAAGCTATCCATTCTTCAAGGCCTTACCACTGTCATTCATGGTTGGTTTTTGCAGGTGCAATGCCAACAAAGACACTGAAAGCCCAAGGATTTGAAGTTGAGTCTGCAATTTTATTCATCTTCATAAGACTTTTCACATGTGTGCGCCAGATAGTCTTTAATTCCTAGAAATATCGATttccttaagttttcttttcctattttttgATAATGTGCAGTTTTTCATTGTAAGTATTTATAGTTCCTTAATCGAGTGTGAGACATTTTGGGTGTGTGAATGATTTgtttaatatatcatatttcattattattttgatgatcttttatatatatatatatatataaaataaattagacAGTGACGGTTGGGCCCTGGATGGACCGGGAATGAGATCGCAACTTGATGAATTTGGGCCGTAACCGGAAGGGCTCAGGTAAACCGGGTTGTCCCGGCCCGGCCTCTTGACATGCTGAAATCTTCTTCGCTTTTCTCCGCTATCGTCGCCTCTGGGATAAGAGAGCTTTAGCCCTAGCAGAGTCGAGAAGTTGGATCTCCCCTTGGCGTTTCCCCCCTTCCGAAACCTCGACGAGGAAGAAGAGCTAAACCCTCGATTTCCCTTGAATGCGAGAACTCCGCGGCTCGCTGCTCTCAGTTCGGATTTCACTATGGGCGCGAGCAGGAAGCTGCAGGGCGAGATCGATCGAGTCCTGAAGAAGGTGCAGGAAGGCGTCGACGTCTTCGATAG is from Zingiber officinale cultivar Zhangliang chromosome 7B, Zo_v1.1, whole genome shotgun sequence and encodes:
- the LOC122005814 gene encoding probable inactive leucine-rich repeat receptor-like protein kinase At3g03770 isoform X1, coding for MASESSVTCLLSACVVLVLVPHTYQLQSSQDWSLLRIQRLLNYPSVLSSWNATTDFCNADPLPHLTVVCYEESITQLHISGSEGSPSLPRSFSIDSFFTTLARLSNLKVLSLTSLGLWGHLPAKICRLYSLEIVNMSSNYLYGTIPHEVSNLIHLQTLVLNHNMFSGQIPDALSGLSLLVVLNLQNNSLSGLIPESFSGLKSLRVLVLSSNSLSGNLPDLSSLTNLQVINLENNYLGPQFPRLGTKVVSVLLRKNGFGGGLPSDLSSFFLLEQLDISFNKFVGPFPPALLSLPSIRYLNISGNKFTGMLFENTTCNDDLQFVDLSSNLLSGNLPACLVSDSKSKMVLYSSNCLEIKNYNQHLPSFCQTQALAVGILHNKEKRRLGVKATIVMGVVLGSFGILLLAGFAVFLVIRRARAKRSMKGSQQAILEHASSIHPPKLLPDASTLSSGLQCLFGYISQTMKLGALGIPSYRSFSVEELEYATNNFQASSFIGEDSHVQMYRGRLQDGSLVAIRCLNLKRGHNPLNFNHQIELISKLRHRYLVSTLGHCFEYYIDDSSISRLFFIFEYMMNGTLRSNISEGGQRLSWTQRISAAIGVAKGIQFLHSGIMPGLFSNNLKITDIVLDQNLVAKISSYNLPLVKENTESMCLAGSFSGGMNEPNQRPKHLDKIDIYDFGVILLEVVSGRPIALTSEVEIMKEEFEESILADGTARRSIVDPLIRRQCCDESLKTVAEICLRCLSEEPTKRPSVEDVLWNLQFAVQVQESRRTGSSQSSANSHLLTLPHH
- the LOC122005814 gene encoding probable inactive leucine-rich repeat receptor-like protein kinase At3g03770 isoform X2, translating into MASESSVTCLLSACVVLVLVPHTYQLQSSQDWSLLRIQRLLNYPSVLSSWNATTDFCNADPLPHLTVVCYEESITQLHISGSEGSPSLPRSFSIDSFFTTLARLSNLKVLSLTSLGLWGHLPAKICRLYSLEIVNMSSNYLYGTIPHEVSNLIHLQTLVLNHNMFSGQIPDALSGLSLLVVLNLQNNSLSGLIPESFSGLKSLRVLVLSSNSLSGNLPDLSSLTNLQVINLENNYLGPQFPRLGTKVVSVLLRKNGFGGGLPSDLSSFFLLEQLDISFNKFVGPFPPALLSLPSIRYLNISGNKFTGMLFENTTCNDDLQFVDLSSNLLSGNLPACLVSDSKSKMVLYSSNCLEIKNYNQHLPSFCQTQALAVGILHNKEKRRLGVKATIVMGVVLGSFGILLLAGFAVFLVIRRARAKRSMKGSQQAILEHASSIHPPKLLPDARYISQTMKLGALGIPSYRSFSVEELEYATNNFQASSFIGEDSHVQMYRGRLQDGSLVAIRCLNLKRGHNPLNFNHQIELISKLRHRYLVSTLGHCFEYYIDDSSISRLFFIFEYMMNGTLRSNISEGGQRLSWTQRISAAIGVAKGIQFLHSGIMPGLFSNNLKITDIVLDQNLVAKISSYNLPLVKENTESMCLAGSFSGGMNEPNQRPKHLDKIDIYDFGVILLEVVSGRPIALTSEVEIMKEEFEESILADGTARRSIVDPLIRRQCCDESLKTVAEICLRCLSEEPTKRPSVEDVLWNLQFAVQVQESRRTGSSQSSANSHLLTLPHH